In the Nitrosopumilus cobalaminigenes genome, AGGGCTTTTTTGAATGCGGTTTCACTGTTTTTGGTTCCATTGTGGGGAACTAAAATGTGCTCAAAAGTTTTCATCATGCGTTCCTGCACAAGAAACTAGGATATTGTTGTACATAGATGAATATTCTCAAAGTTGTATTAAAACTAGTGATAAAATATACTCTAGTACCATTTATTTTCATTGAATTCAGTATGACACTAGATTATCACAAAAGCATTGGTTTTTTTACAAACAAAAAAATTGATTATTATGAAAACTGATCTTGAAACTTCTGAGATTGCTCCACTAGAGTGGATATCAATTAACCAATTTTTACATGAAGTAAAACAGATTGATTCTCAATGCATATCTGTCTATTATCCATATGGCAAGGGACAAGAAACTATATCATTATTACATGAAACAAAGCGAAATGATGCTCTTGAAAGAATAGAATCAAAAATTGAAAACAAAATTACTGAACTAAAGAAAAATCCTGTCACTGTAGGCAAATTTGCAAAAACCTTGTGCATTTTTGGATGGATAAAAAATGGCAAAGTAAACCTCAAAGTAATTGGAACTTCAAAAAAACTTCCGTACGTCTACATGGTAAGTAAAAGGCCATTCGTCAAACCTTTCAATGATATTTTAAAAACTAATTATGATGTTTTGTTAGTAACCCTAGATCAAAAAACTGCAAGAATTCAAAAATTTCATGGCAATCAAATAATTCAAGAAGCTAAACTCCGAATTGATTTACAAGGCAGACATAGAAAAGGTGGACAGAGCCAGGGGCGATTTCTTAGAGCAAGACAAACAAAAATCCATGTTTTCTTCAAAAAGATAGCAAACAAAGTGAGAGAAATGGATTCAAATTCAATACTGATTTTATTAGGTGGAATTGGTCCTGCAAAAACTGAATTTTATGACGAACTTAATTCAGAATTGGTAAAAAAATGTCGGTTTGTAGAAAATTTGTCATTTTCCACCTCAATGAAAGACATTGACACGAAAATAATCCATCATTTGTATCAGCACAGAAGAAAATACGTTGTAGAATTAATTGAAAAATATGAGACTCTATTCAAAGATGGATTAACTGCTAGACGAAATGATGTAATTTACAAAGCACTAG is a window encoding:
- a CDS encoding Vms1/Ankzf1 family peptidyl-tRNA hydrolase, with translation MKTDLETSEIAPLEWISINQFLHEVKQIDSQCISVYYPYGKGQETISLLHETKRNDALERIESKIENKITELKKNPVTVGKFAKTLCIFGWIKNGKVNLKVIGTSKKLPYVYMVSKRPFVKPFNDILKTNYDVLLVTLDQKTARIQKFHGNQIIQEAKLRIDLQGRHRKGGQSQGRFLRARQTKIHVFFKKIANKVREMDSNSILILLGGIGPAKTEFYDELNSELVKKCRFVENLSFSTSMKDIDTKIIHHLYQHRRKYVVELIEKYETLFKDGLTARRNDVIYKALEIGAVDTLIVSANYHTNSQFKKIMKMLEIAKKTSTKIEFAVSPKIIKKLDIDNSVLAILRYKIK